The DNA segment TTGCATTCGGCATCAATTGTTCAAAAGAAGAAGTACGCAATCCATCTCCCGTTGCTGCTTCAACCACAAACCCGTCAAACCAGCGCGATCCGATTGACGGGCATGATGAGCGTATGACGCTGATCACCTACAACTCCACTGAACAGCGTGCTATCTTCAATTCCAAGTCGGCCGAAGTGAAGGCTGCGATCTGGATGGATAAACTGAACAGCGTATTGCTTAATGTGCCGCTCACCACCAGCCAGCGTCAGCACCTTGTAAATATCCGCAACCAGATCAACCCGCTTATCTGGGAGGAAAATTCAAGCGTTTCACTGAGTTTCCAGAATTCATTTTACGGCCCCTGGCTGGCTAACGCACTTCTTCATTTCACCGAAGAGGATCTGGCCAAAATTGTAAATACACCCGAAGACTACTATCAGGCTGGCGGCCCCGTAAATCCCACCAATGGCAGCGATTGTGAATGCAGCACCGCTTCCGACTGGTGCCCGGTAAACATGTACTGCCGGAACACCAACTGCTCGGCCTATATGTTTGGCTGTGGCAGTATGTGGGCTTTCCGCTGCCGCGGCATGTGCCAATTCTAAGCATACGATGCGCAATCTTTTCATCGGTCTTGCCTTAGGCTTGTTGCTGGTGGCCGTTGTGGGCTTTTGCCTTCAGTTCAGTTCACTTATCATCATGTACATTGCGGTTTCGGCCGTAACGCTTGGCGTGTCTTATTTCATAAGGCACTGGGTGGCGCTGGTTGCGTATCTGTTGCCCTTTTCCTTAATACTTCTCTGGCTTTCGTTTGCCAACGGGTTGATGTTTTCGTACGCATTACCCAATATGCTTGTGGCTTCACTCCTCTCCTATTTTGTGATACAGCTTATCCGTAAATACCGCTATACCTACTGGAAATGGGTTGCTGCTACAACCTATCTGGGTATATCGTTTGTAATTATCTGGTTGGTGATTCCTGCTTCGGTAATCAGTTATGCCGGTAAGCCCGATGAACAACTCCTGCAGTTTCCCGATAAATTTCCGGTACTCGATACAAAGCCCGACACCATTGATGTAAAAAACAAAGTACTGGTGCTCGAATTCTGGAGCAGCACCTGCACACCCTGTCTCTGGCAAATGAAGCTGATTAGTCCGCTCTATGAAAAATATAAAGACAGTGATGATGTAGAAATAATTGCGGTAAATCTGGGTAACGATGATTATGAAACCGCGCTGAAATCAAAACTGAAAAACAATTTTACTATTCCTTCCTTTTTCGACGAAAACAAAATTTTTTCGCAGCAAATCAATCTCACTGAAATTCCGGTATTGATTATTGTGGACAAGGACAAACACATCCGCTGGAAACACACAGGTTACTTTAAGGAAGAACTTGGTATTTTTAATGAGCGGGTAATTAAGGAAGTTGAAAAACTTCGTCAGTTGCCTGCAAAAGATGCAGCCACCATACGGTCTTTGCCCTGAAGATCCTGCCTGAGGCGTACATTGGTGTAGCCCAGCTGCTGAAGTAAAATGCAGGTTTCAAGCCCCAGTTTTTCATTTATTTCAAAATAAAGCGTGCCTCCCGGCTTAAGTTTTTGCAGCGCCATTTGTCCGATTACACGGTAAAACAAAAGTGCGTCCGAATCGGGAACAAACAGTGCGGTGTGCGGTTCGTGGGCAGTTACATGTTCTGCCATTTCCGTCATTTCCGATTGAAGCACATAAGGCGGATTGCTGACAATAACCTGGCAGCGCGGCAGTTTTTGCTGTACACTTTCTTCGCGCACGTCGCCTTCAATGAAATGGATTTCCGTTTCGCAAGCCGTGGCATTGGCTTTAGCCACCTGAAGTGCTTCGGCCGATACATCGAGCGCGTACACATGACAGCGCGGCAGTTTTTTCTTCAGTGCAATAGCAATGCAACCGCTGCCGGTGCCGATATCGAGTATGGAAAAACTGCCGGGCACGTGTGCCTGTTCATCAATAATGAGCTGCACCAGTTCTTCGGTTTCGGGGCGTGGAATGAGCACGGCAGAAGACACTTGCAGTGTAAGACCGAAAAACCATGCCTGTCCGAGTACATAGTGCAGCGGTCGTCCGCGTTTAAGATCCTTCACTGCAAAGTGCAGCTTCAGCAGCTGCGATTCGTTTACGCGGCTTTCGGGCCGCAGCAGGAGATCATTGCGGGTGTAGCCTGCAAACGCTTCGAGGCAATAGGCGGCCATGAGGTCGATTTCGCTTTGCGCATAGCGTTCGGCCAGCTGCTTACGAAACCAGCGTGCAATATCGTCGATGCGGTTGCTGGGAATTTTCATTGCGCCTTGTCTTCGCCGGCAGGTTTTTCGGAAAGCGGCCAGGGCGTGGCGGCTTCGGCAATTGCGGTAAGTCCTGCAGCTTTACCCTGCTCCAGCATAAATTGCCACGCGGCATTACGTTCGTTGGGAATAATGCCGTCGAGTATGGCTTCGCGAATGGCCGTTTTAATTACACCCACTTCGCGGCAGGGGCCGAGCGAAAACGCTTTCATAATGTCTTCACCGGTAACCGGTGGCTGCCAGTTGCGGATACGGTCGCGTTCTTCGAGCTCTTTCAGTTTTACACGCACAAGCTCGAAGTTGCGCAGGTAACGTTTCACGCGCTCTTCCTGCTTCGAGGTAATATCGCTTTCGCAAAGCATCATCAGCGCATCAATATCATCGCCGGCTTCATACAACAAACGCCGCACTGCCGAATCGGTGACTTCGGTTTTGCTGAGTACGATGGGACGCAGATGCAGCTGCACAAGTTTCTGCACAAACTTCATACGGTCATTGAGCGGCAGTTTGAGTGCGGCAAAAATGCCCGGCACCATGCGCGCGCCCCGGTCTTCGTGCCCGTGAAATGTCCAGCCATGGCCGGGTTCAAAACGTTTGGTGGCCGGCTTGGCAATGTCGTGCAGAATTGCCGCCCAGCGCAGCCACAAATCATCACTACGCTGTGCTACATTATCGAGCACCTGCAAGGTGTGATAGAAATTGTCTTTATGCGCCTTCCCCTGCACCACATCCACACCCTGAAGTTTTACCATTTCAGGAAAAAACTGATGCAGCAGGCGTGTATCAAAAAGCAATTTGAACCCCACCGAAGGCACGGGCGCTTTGATAATTTTATTCAGTTCATCGGCAATACGTTCGCGCGAGATAATGCTTAGCCGCGAAGCATTTCGCGCAATGGATGCCAATGCCTCATCACTGATGCGGTAATTGAGCTGTGTGGCAAAACGTACGGCCCGCATCATACGCAAAGGATCGTCGGAAAACGTAACGTCAGGATCAAGCGGTGTGCGTATGAGTTTGCGCTCCATATCGGCCACGCCGTCAAACGGATCAATCAATACGCCGTAATTGACTGTATTCAAACTAAAAGCCAGCGCATTGATGGTAAAGTCGCGGCGGTTCTGATCGTCTTCAAGCGTACCGTCTTCCACCACCGGCTTGCGCGAGTTACGGTCATACGACTCTTTACGCGCGCCTACAAA comes from the Bacteroidota bacterium genome and includes:
- a CDS encoding bacteriocin fulvocin C-related protein; protein product: MKSSATYIWLLVLLASFAFGINCSKEEVRNPSPVAASTTNPSNQRDPIDGHDERMTLITYNSTEQRAIFNSKSAEVKAAIWMDKLNSVLLNVPLTTSQRQHLVNIRNQINPLIWEENSSVSLSFQNSFYGPWLANALLHFTEEDLAKIVNTPEDYYQAGGPVNPTNGSDCECSTASDWCPVNMYCRNTNCSAYMFGCGSMWAFRCRGMCQF
- a CDS encoding TlpA family protein disulfide reductase, which codes for MRNLFIGLALGLLLVAVVGFCLQFSSLIIMYIAVSAVTLGVSYFIRHWVALVAYLLPFSLILLWLSFANGLMFSYALPNMLVASLLSYFVIQLIRKYRYTYWKWVAATTYLGISFVIIWLVIPASVISYAGKPDEQLLQFPDKFPVLDTKPDTIDVKNKVLVLEFWSSTCTPCLWQMKLISPLYEKYKDSDDVEIIAVNLGNDDYETALKSKLKNNFTIPSFFDENKIFSQQINLTEIPVLIIVDKDKHIRWKHTGYFKEELGIFNERVIKEVEKLRQLPAKDAATIRSLP
- the prmC gene encoding peptide chain release factor N(5)-glutamine methyltransferase, which encodes MKIPSNRIDDIARWFRKQLAERYAQSEIDLMAAYCLEAFAGYTRNDLLLRPESRVNESQLLKLHFAVKDLKRGRPLHYVLGQAWFFGLTLQVSSAVLIPRPETEELVQLIIDEQAHVPGSFSILDIGTGSGCIAIALKKKLPRCHVYALDVSAEALQVAKANATACETEIHFIEGDVREESVQQKLPRCQVIVSNPPYVLQSEMTEMAEHVTAHEPHTALFVPDSDALLFYRVIGQMALQKLKPGGTLYFEINEKLGLETCILLQQLGYTNVRLRQDLQGKDRMVAASFAGN
- a CDS encoding HD domain-containing protein, whose product is MNPHLTHPVFAVVAEEAARLGLHAYVIGGFVRDALLGRPCKDIDVVAVSPDASLKAVGIVLAEAVAKRLRVKVNVFRNFGTAQIKLDDYEVEFVGARKESYDRNSRKPVVEDGTLEDDQNRRDFTINALAFSLNTVNYGVLIDPFDGVADMERKLIRTPLDPDVTFSDDPLRMMRAVRFATQLNYRISDEALASIARNASRLSIISRERIADELNKIIKAPVPSVGFKLLFDTRLLHQFFPEMVKLQGVDVVQGKAHKDNFYHTLQVLDNVAQRSDDLWLRWAAILHDIAKPATKRFEPGHGWTFHGHEDRGARMVPGIFAALKLPLNDRMKFVQKLVQLHLRPIVLSKTEVTDSAVRRLLYEAGDDIDALMMLCESDITSKQEERVKRYLRNFELVRVKLKELEERDRIRNWQPPVTGEDIMKAFSLGPCREVGVIKTAIREAILDGIIPNERNAAWQFMLEQGKAAGLTAIAEAATPWPLSEKPAGEDKAQ